The following is a genomic window from Paenibacillus thiaminolyticus.
TTCTCGTACCTGCGTACGACGAACTCGACGACGGCCGGTCCAGGCGTATTCAAGGCCTCCGTCCAAGCTTGTTCCGCTTCTTCCTTCGTCGTCGCCCGGAAGCCGCGCACGCCGTATGCTTCCGCCAGCTTGACGAAATCCGGACTGCCTGCCAAATCGATATGACTGTACCGGTTATCGTAGATGAGCTCCTGCCATTGGCGCACCATGCCGAGCACCCGGTTGTTGATGATGGCCACCTTGACCGGAATGTTGTGGATGGCGCAGATGGCGAGTTCCTGCGCGCACATCTGCATCCCGCCGTCGCCATTGATCGAGACGACGGTCCGATCGGGGAACGCCATCTGCGCGCCGATCGCGGACGGGAAGCCGAAGCCCATCGTGCCGAGGCCGCCGGATGTAATCCAAGAGCGCGGGTGATTGAAGCGATAGTATTGAGCCGCCCACATCTGATGCTGGCCGACGTCCGTCGTCACGATCGCATTGCCTTGGGTCGTGTCATTGATCATCTGGATGACCCATTGCGGCTTCAGCTCCGCATCGGAGTCGATGAACGCCAGCGGCTTCTCCGCCTTCCACTTCTGCACCTGCTCGCGCCACGCATCTGCTTTATCGTTGTGAACCGCCGTAGCATTAGCCAATTGAAGTGTCGACTTAATATCGCCCACAATCGGAATGTCTGTCGGCACATTTTTGCCAATCTCGGCCGGGTCTATGTCAATATGCACAATCTTCGCCTTCGGGGCGAAACCATCCAGCTTCATCGTTACGCGGTCATCGAAGCGGGCGCCGATGTTGATTAGCAGGTCCGCTTGCTGTATCGCCATGTTCGACGTGTACGTTCCATGCATGCCGGGCATGCCCATCCACAATTCATTCCCGCTCGGGAAGCCGCCGAGTCCGAGCAAGGTCGTCGTCACCGGAATCTTCGTCTTGGTTACGAACTCAAGCAATTCCTCATGAGCGCCGGAATGGATGACGCCGGCTCCGGCCAGAATGACGGGCGACTCCGCTTCCGCGATGGCCTTCAGCATCTTATCGACCTGATACTTGTTCGGCTGGACGGTCGGGTGATACCCGCGAATATTCACTTCCGTCACCGGCTGGAACAAGGTCGTTGCTGCGGATACATCCTTCGGAATATCGATGAGCACCGGCCCCTTGCGGCCCGTATTCGCGATGTGGAACGCTTCATGAATGACCCGCGGCAGGTCCTCCACGTTCCGCACCAGATAGCTGTGCTTCGTAATCGGCATCGTGATGCCGGTAATATCCGCCTCCTGGAAGGCGTCTGTTCCGATAAACGTCGTCGCTACGTTGCCGGTAATGACGACGAGCGGAACCGAATCCATATATGCCGTAGCGATGCCTGTGACCAGGTTCGTTGCACCGGGACCCGATGTCGCGATGCAGACGCCGACCTTGCCGCTTGCCCGCG
Proteins encoded in this region:
- the ilvB gene encoding biosynthetic-type acetolactate synthase large subunit; protein product: MSTHQATMRSTDELKEKWMKPEVITGSEILLRSLLLEGVECVFGYPGGAVLYIYDAMHGREDFHHVLTRHEQGAIHAADGYARASGKVGVCIATSGPGATNLVTGIATAYMDSVPLVVITGNVATTFIGTDAFQEADITGITMPITKHSYLVRNVEDLPRVIHEAFHIANTGRKGPVLIDIPKDVSAATTLFQPVTEVNIRGYHPTVQPNKYQVDKMLKAIAEAESPVILAGAGVIHSGAHEELLEFVTKTKIPVTTTLLGLGGFPSGNELWMGMPGMHGTYTSNMAIQQADLLINIGARFDDRVTMKLDGFAPKAKIVHIDIDPAEIGKNVPTDIPIVGDIKSTLQLANATAVHNDKADAWREQVQKWKAEKPLAFIDSDAELKPQWVIQMINDTTQGNAIVTTDVGQHQMWAAQYYRFNHPRSWITSGGLGTMGFGFPSAIGAQMAFPDRTVVSINGDGGMQMCAQELAICAIHNIPVKVAIINNRVLGMVRQWQELIYDNRYSHIDLAGSPDFVKLAEAYGVRGFRATTKEEAEQAWTEALNTPGPAVVEFVVRRYENVYPMVTQGCTIDQMIMGDCE